In Phyllobacterium zundukense, one DNA window encodes the following:
- a CDS encoding ABC transporter ATP-binding protein — translation MLELRNVSKVVGGKPHLSDISLTLEHATLNVLLGPTLSGKTSLMRIMAGLDVPTSGSVWFDGKDVTGVPVQKRSVAMVYQQFINYPAFTVYENIASPMRVAGADSATIDREVRKAAELLKLTPFLGRTPLNLSGGQQQRTALARAIVKNAKLVLLDEPLANLDYKLREELRQELPKIFAESGTIFVYATTEPHEALLLSGNTATLSEGRITQFGPTIDVFRKPDDLITAQTFADPPLNTIALAKFGKAFQLEGGVALPVPAHLADIADGTYTIGFQPHHVATVRTNPDEIGLKATVTATEITGSESYVHLSFADARWTMLTHGIHIYSPDESIDIFIDPRNLMIFDAGGNSVTRRQKLAA, via the coding sequence ATGCTGGAATTGCGGAATGTATCCAAAGTTGTGGGTGGCAAGCCCCATCTCAGCGATATTTCGCTGACTTTGGAACATGCGACGCTGAATGTCCTGCTTGGGCCTACCCTGTCCGGCAAGACCAGTCTCATGCGTATCATGGCGGGGCTCGATGTGCCCACCTCCGGTTCGGTCTGGTTCGACGGCAAGGACGTGACCGGCGTGCCGGTGCAAAAGCGCTCCGTCGCCATGGTCTACCAGCAGTTCATCAATTATCCGGCTTTCACCGTCTATGAGAACATTGCCTCGCCGATGCGCGTTGCCGGTGCCGACAGCGCGACCATCGACCGCGAGGTGCGCAAGGCTGCCGAACTGCTGAAGCTCACGCCCTTCCTTGGCCGCACGCCGCTCAACCTCTCCGGCGGCCAGCAGCAGCGCACCGCGCTGGCGCGCGCCATCGTCAAGAACGCCAAGCTGGTGCTGCTTGACGAACCGCTGGCCAATCTCGACTACAAGCTGCGCGAGGAATTGCGGCAGGAACTGCCGAAGATCTTTGCCGAATCCGGCACGATCTTCGTCTATGCCACCACCGAACCGCATGAGGCATTGCTGCTCAGCGGCAATACAGCGACATTGTCCGAGGGCCGGATTACCCAGTTCGGGCCGACCATCGATGTATTCCGCAAGCCGGACGACCTGATCACCGCGCAGACTTTTGCCGATCCGCCGCTCAACACCATTGCGCTGGCCAAGTTCGGTAAGGCGTTCCAGCTGGAGGGCGGCGTCGCCCTGCCGGTCCCGGCGCATCTCGCCGATATTGCCGACGGCACCTACACGATCGGCTTCCAGCCGCATCATGTGGCCACAGTTCGCACCAATCCTGATGAAATCGGCCTGAAGGCCACTGTCACCGCGACGGAGATCACCGGTTCGGAAAGTTATGTGCATCTCTCCTTTGCCGATGCACGCTGGACCATGCTGACGCACGGCATCCATATCTATTCGCCCGACGAGTCGATCGACATCTTCATCGATCCACGCAATCTGATGATTTTCGACGCGGGCGGCAATTCCGTCACCCGCCGCCAGAAACTGGCGGCATAG
- a CDS encoding DUF2160 domain-containing protein: METTRRWPVVLAVVAVAFAIMVGLLVAAVPVKDGARDWFAPLVAGGWMAWTFPTALFFLTIFALMSLMAVWEYASPGGNPRVGILRFETTRGDRLFVSLLGSAFIHLAWLGLVGPNLWWALALSVVYAIGVFRFV, from the coding sequence ATGGAAACGACCCGTCGTTGGCCCGTGGTGTTGGCGGTCGTCGCCGTCGCTTTCGCAATCATGGTTGGGCTTCTTGTTGCGGCTGTTCCTGTGAAGGATGGCGCGCGTGACTGGTTCGCGCCTTTGGTTGCCGGCGGTTGGATGGCTTGGACGTTCCCGACCGCGCTGTTCTTCCTCACCATCTTCGCGCTCATGTCGCTTATGGCCGTGTGGGAATATGCCTCTCCGGGTGGCAACCCAAGGGTTGGCATTCTGCGCTTCGAGACCACGCGCGGCGACCGGTTGTTCGTGTCGCTGCTCGGCAGTGCATTCATTCACCTCGCCTGGCTGGGACTTGTGGGTCCCAATCTGTGGTGGGCTCTGGCTCTCTCTGTGGTCTACGCAATCGGCGTATTCCGCTTTGTCTAG
- a CDS encoding carbohydrate ABC transporter permease: MRKRGDESKFWWLIPTVYIIFLMLPIYWLINMSFKTNQEILGAFSLWPQNPTLQNYAVIFTDPSWYKGYINSIIYVVMNTVISVLVALPAAYAFSRYRFLGDKHLFFWLLTNRMAPPAVFALPFFQLYSAFGLIDTHIAVALAHCLFNVPLAVWILEGFMSGVPKEIDETAYIDGYSFPRFFVKIFIPLIASGIGVAAFFCFMFSWVELLIARTLTTTAAKPIAAIMTRTVSASGLDWGVLAAAGVLTIIPGAIVIYFVRNYIAKGFALGRV, encoded by the coding sequence ATGCGTAAGCGCGGCGACGAGTCGAAGTTCTGGTGGTTGATCCCGACGGTTTATATCATCTTCCTGATGCTGCCGATCTACTGGCTCATCAATATGAGCTTCAAGACCAATCAGGAAATTCTTGGTGCCTTCTCGCTCTGGCCGCAGAACCCGACGCTGCAAAATTACGCGGTCATTTTTACCGATCCGTCCTGGTACAAGGGCTACATAAATTCCATCATCTATGTGGTGATGAATACGGTGATCTCGGTGCTGGTGGCATTACCAGCTGCCTATGCATTCTCGCGCTACCGGTTCCTCGGCGACAAGCACCTATTCTTCTGGCTGCTGACCAACCGTATGGCGCCACCCGCCGTGTTTGCTCTGCCGTTCTTCCAGCTCTATTCGGCATTCGGGCTGATTGACACACACATCGCTGTGGCGCTGGCGCACTGCCTCTTCAACGTGCCGCTTGCCGTGTGGATCCTGGAGGGCTTCATGTCTGGCGTTCCGAAGGAAATCGATGAAACCGCCTATATCGACGGTTATTCCTTCCCGCGCTTCTTCGTGAAGATCTTCATTCCGCTGATCGCGAGCGGCATTGGTGTTGCCGCGTTCTTCTGCTTCATGTTCTCCTGGGTGGAATTGTTGATCGCCCGCACGCTGACGACGACAGCTGCAAAGCCGATCGCCGCCATCATGACCCGCACGGTTTCCGCCTCGGGTCTGGACTGGGGCGTACTGGCGGCAGCCGGCGTTCTGACTATCATTCCGGGCGCAATCGTCATTTACTTTGTCCGCAACTACATCGCCAAGGGCTTCGCCCTGGGGAGGGTATAA
- a CDS encoding glycerol-3-phosphate dehydrogenase, producing MGLPGLAEQIYDIFVIGGGINGCGIARDAVGRGYSVFLAEMNDLASGTSSGSTKLIHGGLRYLEYYEFRLVRESLMEREVLWANAPHIIWPMRFVLPHHAGLRPAWLLRLGLFLYDHIGGRKKLPATKTLDMTRDPAAKPLKSLYTKAFEYSDCWVNDARFVALNARDAADRGAVIRTRTKVISARRDANAWTLILQDGLTGATEEVRSRLVVNAAGPWVDEVLTGVVGSNNAHNVRLVQGSHIVVKKKFDDPRAYFFQNTDGRIIFAIPYEQDFTLIGTTDQDYHGNPAEVKITDAEIDYLCAAASEYFVEPVKREHVVWTYSGVRPLYDDGASKAQEATRDYVLKADAPEGQAPLLNIFGGKITTYRRLSEHMLEKIEDQLGKRGKPWTASGTLPGGDFAATAFDAELQKLKADYPFLEARHAHRLFRLYGTKARVLLGKAASIDDLGKHFGSDLYEAEVRYQIEHEWAVTAQDVLWRRTKKGLHLTADEAVALDRFMEDAVDRRRKLAAE from the coding sequence ATGGGATTGCCGGGTTTGGCTGAACAGATCTACGACATCTTCGTTATCGGTGGCGGCATCAATGGATGCGGCATCGCACGTGATGCCGTTGGCCGTGGCTATTCGGTGTTCCTTGCCGAGATGAACGATCTTGCCAGCGGCACCTCTTCCGGTTCGACCAAGCTGATCCATGGCGGGCTGCGCTATCTCGAATATTACGAATTCCGCCTGGTGCGCGAATCGCTGATGGAGCGCGAAGTGCTGTGGGCCAATGCACCGCATATCATCTGGCCGATGCGTTTCGTCCTGCCGCATCATGCGGGCCTGCGTCCGGCCTGGCTCCTGCGGCTCGGTCTCTTCCTCTATGACCACATCGGCGGACGCAAGAAACTCCCGGCAACGAAGACGCTCGACATGACCCGCGATCCGGCTGCCAAGCCGCTGAAGTCGCTCTATACGAAGGCCTTCGAATATTCCGATTGCTGGGTCAACGATGCGCGCTTCGTCGCGCTGAATGCCCGCGATGCGGCAGACCGCGGCGCGGTCATCCGCACCCGCACCAAGGTCATCAGCGCCCGCCGCGACGCCAATGCCTGGACGCTGATCCTGCAGGATGGCCTGACCGGTGCCACCGAGGAAGTCCGATCACGCCTCGTGGTCAATGCCGCTGGTCCCTGGGTGGATGAAGTGCTGACCGGCGTGGTCGGTAGCAACAACGCGCATAATGTGCGCCTCGTTCAGGGCAGCCATATCGTGGTGAAGAAGAAGTTCGACGATCCACGTGCGTACTTCTTCCAGAACACCGACGGCCGCATTATTTTCGCCATTCCCTATGAGCAGGATTTCACCCTGATCGGCACCACCGATCAGGATTATCACGGCAATCCAGCAGAGGTGAAAATCACCGATGCCGAGATTGACTATCTTTGTGCGGCGGCCAGCGAGTATTTCGTCGAGCCGGTCAAGCGTGAGCACGTTGTCTGGACCTATTCGGGCGTGCGTCCGCTTTATGACGATGGGGCCTCGAAAGCGCAGGAAGCCACGCGCGATTACGTGCTGAAGGCCGACGCGCCGGAAGGCCAGGCGCCGCTGCTGAATATTTTCGGCGGCAAGATCACCACCTACCGGCGCCTGTCCGAGCACATGCTGGAAAAGATCGAGGACCAGCTTGGCAAACGCGGCAAGCCGTGGACCGCCAGCGGTACGCTGCCGGGCGGTGATTTCGCCGCGACTGCCTTCGATGCAGAATTGCAAAAATTGAAAGCGGACTACCCGTTTCTCGAGGCACGCCATGCGCACCGCCTCTTCCGGCTTTACGGCACCAAGGCGCGCGTCCTTTTGGGCAAGGCGGCGTCGATCGACGATCTCGGCAAGCATTTCGGTTCCGATCTCTACGAGGCCGAAGTGCGCTACCAGATCGAACATGAATGGGCGGTGACAGCGCAGGACGTGTTGTGGCGCCGCACCAAGAAGGGTTTGCATTTGACCGCTGACGAGGCAGTCGCACTTGATCGCTTCATGGAAGATGCGGTCGACCGGCGGCGCAAGCTTGCGGCCGAATAG
- a CDS encoding ABC transporter substrate-binding protein, whose translation MRTRILTTTTALVLLFGAGSAYAGMDEAKAFLDKEIGDMSALDRAAQEKEMQWFVDAAKPFAGLDIKVVSETITTHEYESKTLAKAFTDITGIKITHDLIGEGDVVEKLQTQMQSGENVYDAYINDSDLIGTHWRYQQARSLTDWMANEGKDVTNPDLDIDDFIGKSFTTAPDGKLYQLPDQQFANLYWFRYDWFNDEKNKADFKAKYGYDLGVPVNWSAYEDIAEFFTGRDVDGKKVYGHMDYGKKDPSLGWRFTDAWLSMAGNGDKGIPNGKPVDEWGIKVDENSRPVGSCVARGGDTNGPAAVYSIQKYLDWMKAYAPAAAQGMTFSESGPVPSQGEVAQQMFTYTAFTADFVKPGLPVVNEDGTPKWRFAPSPHGVYWKDGMKLGYQDAGSWTLLKSTPDDRAKAAWLYAQFVTSKTVDVKKSHVGLTFIRQSTLDHKSFTDRAPKLGGLIEFYRSPARLQWSPTGTNVPDYPKLAQLWWQAIGDASSGAKTAQEAMDSLCEEQEKVLGRLEKSGVQGDIGPKLAEEHDLAYWNAEAVKAGNLAPQLKVENEKEKPQTINYDELVKSWVK comes from the coding sequence ATGCGAACGCGAATATTGACGACAACGACAGCTCTCGTACTGCTGTTCGGCGCAGGCAGTGCCTATGCCGGCATGGACGAGGCCAAGGCTTTCCTCGACAAGGAAATCGGCGACATGTCGGCGCTCGATCGAGCGGCGCAAGAAAAGGAAATGCAGTGGTTTGTCGATGCGGCAAAGCCTTTTGCCGGCTTGGACATCAAGGTGGTTTCCGAGACCATCACCACGCATGAATACGAGTCGAAGACCCTCGCCAAGGCGTTCACAGATATTACCGGCATCAAGATCACACACGATCTGATCGGTGAAGGTGACGTCGTGGAAAAGCTGCAGACACAGATGCAGTCTGGTGAAAACGTCTATGACGCCTACATCAACGACTCGGACTTGATCGGCACGCACTGGCGCTATCAGCAGGCGCGCAGCCTGACCGACTGGATGGCGAATGAAGGCAAGGATGTCACCAATCCGGATCTCGACATCGACGACTTCATCGGCAAGTCCTTCACCACCGCACCGGACGGCAAGCTTTATCAGCTGCCCGACCAGCAGTTCGCAAACCTCTACTGGTTCCGTTACGACTGGTTCAACGACGAGAAGAACAAGGCAGACTTCAAGGCAAAGTACGGCTACGACCTCGGCGTGCCGGTCAACTGGTCGGCCTATGAGGATATTGCGGAATTCTTCACCGGCCGCGATGTGGACGGTAAGAAGGTCTACGGCCATATGGACTACGGCAAGAAGGACCCGTCGCTGGGCTGGCGCTTCACGGATGCCTGGCTCTCCATGGCTGGCAATGGTGACAAGGGCATTCCGAACGGCAAGCCGGTCGACGAATGGGGCATCAAGGTCGACGAGAATTCGCGCCCGGTCGGCTCCTGCGTTGCGCGCGGCGGCGACACCAACGGCCCGGCTGCGGTCTATTCCATCCAGAAATATCTGGATTGGATGAAGGCCTACGCTCCGGCCGCAGCTCAAGGCATGACCTTCTCCGAGTCGGGCCCGGTACCATCGCAGGGCGAGGTCGCCCAGCAGATGTTCACCTATACGGCGTTCACCGCCGACTTCGTCAAGCCAGGCTTGCCGGTGGTCAATGAGGACGGCACGCCGAAGTGGCGTTTCGCCCCGTCGCCGCATGGCGTCTACTGGAAGGACGGCATGAAGCTCGGCTACCAGGACGCCGGCTCGTGGACGTTGCTCAAATCCACCCCGGACGATCGCGCCAAGGCCGCATGGCTCTATGCGCAGTTTGTGACGTCCAAGACTGTCGACGTGAAGAAGAGCCATGTCGGCCTGACCTTCATCCGCCAGTCGACGCTCGACCACAAGTCCTTTACCGACCGCGCGCCAAAACTTGGGGGCTTGATCGAGTTCTATCGCTCGCCGGCTCGCCTGCAATGGTCGCCGACGGGAACCAATGTTCCTGACTATCCGAAGCTGGCTCAGCTCTGGTGGCAGGCGATCGGTGATGCGTCTTCAGGTGCCAAGACTGCACAGGAAGCCATGGACTCGCTGTGCGAGGAACAGGAAAAGGTACTTGGACGCCTCGAGAAATCCGGCGTTCAGGGCGACATCGGCCCGAAACTGGCCGAAGAGCATGACCTCGCTTACTGGAATGCCGAAGCTGTGAAGGCAGGCAATCTGGCACCACAGCTCAAGGTCGAGAACGAAAAGGAAAAGCCGCAGACCATCAACTATGATGAGCTGGTCAAGAGCTGGGTAAAGTAA
- a CDS encoding carbohydrate ABC transporter permease, producing MEKTWNNKAWFMVLPVLLLVAFSAVIPLMTVVNYSVQDTFGNNQFFWAGTDWFDEILHSERFHAALGRNLIFSAIILLIEIPLGIIIALNMPRKGWGVPVCLVLMALPLLIPWNVVGTIWQVFGRTDIGLLGHTLAGLGFHYNYVQNPMHAWFTVILMDVWHWTSLVVLLSYAGLVSIPDAFYQAAKIDGASRWAVFRYIQLPKMNRVLLIAVLLRFMDSFMIYTEPFVVTGGGPGNSTTFLSIDLVKIAVGQFDLGPAAAMSIVYFLIILLMSWVFYTIMTNYDAER from the coding sequence GTGGAAAAAACCTGGAACAACAAAGCCTGGTTCATGGTCCTGCCCGTGCTGCTGCTGGTGGCATTTTCGGCCGTCATCCCGCTGATGACCGTGGTCAACTATTCGGTGCAGGACACCTTCGGCAACAACCAGTTCTTCTGGGCCGGAACAGATTGGTTCGATGAAATTCTGCATTCCGAACGCTTCCATGCCGCTCTCGGGCGCAACCTGATCTTTTCGGCGATCATTCTGCTGATCGAAATTCCGCTTGGCATCATCATCGCCCTCAATATGCCGCGCAAGGGCTGGGGTGTTCCGGTCTGCCTGGTGTTGATGGCGCTGCCATTGCTCATTCCGTGGAATGTGGTCGGCACGATATGGCAGGTTTTTGGCCGTACCGACATCGGTCTGCTTGGCCATACACTGGCGGGGCTGGGTTTTCACTACAATTACGTCCAGAACCCAATGCACGCCTGGTTTACTGTCATTCTCATGGATGTCTGGCACTGGACGAGCCTTGTTGTGCTGCTTAGCTACGCCGGTCTCGTATCGATCCCCGATGCTTTCTATCAGGCTGCAAAAATCGATGGTGCCTCTCGCTGGGCCGTGTTCCGCTACATCCAGCTGCCCAAGATGAATCGCGTCCTTTTGATCGCCGTTCTGTTGCGCTTTATGGACTCGTTTATGATTTACACTGAACCCTTCGTCGTCACGGGCGGCGGTCCGGGCAATTCGACGACGTTCCTTTCCATTGATCTCGTCAAGATCGCCGTCGGTCAGTTCGACCTCGGGCCAGCAGCGGCAATGTCGATCGTCTACTTCCTGATCATCCTGCTGATGTCATGGGTGTTCTATACGATCATGACCAATTACGATGCGGAGCGCTGA
- a CDS encoding ABC transporter ATP-binding protein, with translation MARIDLNHIRHAYGPNPKSDKDYALKEVHHSWEDGGAYALLGPSGCGKTTLLNIISGLIHPSHGQLLFNGEDVTNLSTQERNIAQVFQFPVIYDTMTVYDNLAFPLRNRGVPEAEIDRKVRETLEMIDLASWAKKKARGLTADQKQKISLGRGLVRSDVNAILFDEPLTVIDPHMKWVLRSQLKQLHQRFGYTMVYVTHDQTEALTFAQKVVVMYDGEIVQIGTPEELFERPKHTFVGYFIGSPGMNVMPVKLSGGMAQIGSHQIQLPAPVMPAGAKTVELGIRPEYVRLGRSGMPVVIAKVEDIGRHKIVRTRLENQDIAVIVGEGGDIPAEPHIAFDPKGINIYADSWRVGGL, from the coding sequence ATGGCACGCATCGACCTCAACCATATCCGCCACGCCTACGGTCCCAATCCGAAATCGGACAAGGACTATGCGCTGAAGGAAGTGCATCACAGCTGGGAGGATGGCGGCGCCTATGCGCTGCTCGGGCCATCCGGCTGCGGCAAGACCACACTGCTCAATATTATCTCCGGACTTATCCATCCCTCGCACGGTCAATTGCTGTTCAATGGCGAGGATGTAACGAACCTCTCCACCCAGGAACGCAACATCGCGCAGGTGTTCCAGTTCCCGGTCATCTACGACACGATGACCGTCTACGACAATCTTGCCTTTCCGCTGCGCAATCGCGGCGTGCCGGAAGCGGAGATCGACCGCAAGGTGCGCGAGACGCTTGAAATGATCGATCTGGCCAGTTGGGCCAAGAAGAAGGCGCGCGGCCTCACCGCCGATCAGAAGCAGAAGATCTCGCTCGGTCGCGGGCTGGTGCGCTCTGACGTCAACGCCATCCTGTTCGACGAGCCGCTAACCGTCATCGATCCGCATATGAAATGGGTACTGCGCTCGCAGCTGAAGCAGCTCCATCAGCGCTTCGGCTACACCATGGTCTATGTAACGCACGACCAGACGGAAGCGCTGACTTTCGCCCAGAAGGTCGTCGTCATGTATGATGGCGAGATCGTGCAGATCGGCACGCCCGAAGAACTGTTCGAGCGGCCAAAACATACATTCGTCGGCTACTTCATTGGCTCGCCCGGCATGAACGTCATGCCGGTGAAGCTTTCCGGTGGTATGGCCCAGATCGGCAGCCACCAGATCCAGCTGCCTGCGCCGGTGATGCCCGCTGGGGCCAAGACCGTCGAACTCGGTATTCGTCCGGAATACGTGCGGCTTGGGCGTTCCGGCATGCCGGTGGTTATCGCCAAGGTCGAGGACATCGGCCGCCACAAGATCGTGCGTACCCGTCTTGAAAACCAGGATATCGCCGTCATCGTCGGCGAGGGGGGCGACATCCCGGCCGAACCGCACATCGCCTTCGATCCAAAGGGTATCAACATTTACGCCGATAGCTGGCGCGTGGGAGGGCTATAG